In Fodinicurvata sp. EGI_FJ10296, the DNA window ATCAGGGCTGAGACGCTGGCCGCTGAAACCGAACGCCGGAACGCCGTCGACAGCCTGACCGCCGGCCTCGCGCACAACCTGAACAACATCCTGATGGTGGTTCAGGGCAATGTCGACCAGATCGCCGCCGAGCTTCCCGACGATCATCCGGCCCGGCTCAACGCCGACATGACCCGGCTGGCGAGCCAGCGGGCAGCAGCAATTACCCGCCGGTTGATGGTCTATTCCGGGCAGCAACTGGCCGACATACGCCCTGTCCCCATAGATGCTGCCGTCACCCGGGTCAAGGCGGCACTTGACGCGTCTCTGCCGGCGGGCGTTCGAGCGATCGTCGATCCCGGCGCCGGCGATGCGGCAACGGTCGAAGTCGACGCGACGCTCCTGGAAGAGACGCTGGAGGAACTGACTGCCAACGCTCGCGCCGCCGTCGGCGACAGCGGCACGCTGCAGCTTTCTTCAGCGCGCACCGATGGCCGCGACGGCCCCATGATCGTCATCACGATAGCCGACAACGGCACCGGCATGGATGAGGACACCCGCCGGCGCGCCAAAGAGCCGTTCTTCACCACACGCGCGATAGGACAGGGTGTGGGTCTCGGCCTCAGTCTGGCCGACGGCTTTGCGCGCTATACCGGCGGGATACTATCGATCGACAGCGCCCCCAGCGTTGGGACGATTGTGACGCTGACCCTGCCCGTGCACGGTCAAAACGGGCGAGAGCGAAATCCGCAGTGATCTGACCACCCCTCAGCCGCAATGTCGAAAATGATTACACCAACGGCGATGAGGGCCGAACACGGCATCTGCTTCAGGCTGTATCGGCGTGGCCTGGCAGATGAGGAGATGTCGACTGCCACGCGGCGCGGACCATTGGGGCACGTCTCAACTGCGCCTGCACGACCGGGTGGCTCCGTGGGCATTCCCAATAATCCCAACGGAGCCCCGGATGGTGGGCCTTGAGACCGCGAAAGCCGGAGGCGGGTTAATCGCAGAGACCTGCCTTGCCGACCTGTCGATCGTCCCAGACGAAGCGCAAGCCCGCCTGGCCACAACTTTCGGTTGTAGTTGCCGCCGAGGCTGCCGTCATAGGCGGCGAACAGGTCGATGGTGTCGGTGATGCCCACATCCAGCGTGACGCCCAGTTCGGCGATGTCGCGCGGCAACCCCTGGCCCTGAATGGCGAAGCTGTCGCTGCCCAGCAGCGAGGCCCGCAGCGCGGTTTCCGGCGAGCCGATCTCACGGCTCCAGGCAGCACGGGCGGTCAGGGCGACCGTCATGCCGTCATCGACAGGCGTTTCATAGCGCGTTTCCGCGCCCAACCTGGCGCGCAGGCTGTCGCTGGTCAGCGAACCGACCGACAGACCGGCAGTGCCGCTTTCCTCTTAGCCTTCCTGACGCATGCCGATGAAGCGGACGCCGACCAGCGGCGAGGCGGTCAATCCCTCGGGGCCGGGCCGGAAATCATAAGCCGCCTGGGCATCGACGTTCCACACATCCGCACTGTACTCGGCCGACTGCTGGCCGAACACCGGCACGCCCCGGTCGCTGTCGTACTGGATCCGGGAATAGCTGAACGCGCCCGACAGACGCAGGTCAGCGAATTGATAGCGGCCATAGACGGCGCCGCTGTAGCTTTCGGAGTCGACACCCAGCATGCCGCTGGAGGTAACGCGCCCCTGCTCGTAGCCGATCGCCGCGCCGACCGAGAAGCCTCGTTCATCGGCATGTCAATGCCGGCATGGAGGCCACCCGATCGGCTGTCGCTGCCGGGCATGCCATTGGAACTGCCCTAGGTGATCGTCCTGAACGATCCGGACGGCCTGCTGCGCAACGTCAACAAGCTGTGCCTCCAGCACTACCCGGCGGAAGTTCGTCCCGTATCGCTCATCAGCCGGGACATCGACGAGATCCGCGCCTTTGTCGGCGAGCGGGACGCGCCGTGCATCATCAAGCCCTTGTCGGGATCCGGCGGGCGCAACGTGTTCTTTCTAGAAGGGCAGGCCGACCCGAACATCAAGCAGATGATCGAGGCAATCCTGAGCGAGGGCTTCGTCCTGGCTCAGGAGGCGGTCAGCGGCAATCTGCGCCTGTTCCTGATGAAC includes these proteins:
- a CDS encoding ATP-binding protein: IRAETLAAETERRNAVDSLTAGLAHNLNNILMVVQGNVDQIAAELPDDHPARLNADMTRLASQRAAAITRRLMVYSGQQLADIRPVPIDAAVTRVKAALDASLPAGVRAIVDPGAGDAATVEVDATLLEETLEELTANARAAVGDSGTLQLSSARTDGRDGPMIVITIADNGTGMDEDTRRRAKEPFFTTRAIGQGVGLGLSLADGFARYTGGILSIDSAPSVGTIVTLTLPVHGQNGRERNPQ